A DNA window from Fundulus heteroclitus isolate FHET01 unplaced genomic scaffold, MU-UCD_Fhet_4.1 scaffold_109, whole genome shotgun sequence contains the following coding sequences:
- the LOC118558203 gene encoding myosin-3-like, giving the protein MRKQKMVRDEVDLELIGHDIQKQRQILQQDKQQIQEQREELERTIVELFKKVEEANNLFDVINKDKSKMKELNLCLKTRGDKLKVLMNMIALKPQRLQSESPEFHTQTQNLELCRKRIQETQEELEDLMKNAITMKEQVQVSISGIQKDKDQMISMKKDIEKDREKLSYEKERLKRERSKFKMRQDKLLNKLKSTANLRLTLQGVKDAVWEHTKEKIGRLNKTHEDAQLLCISLENKLSTVGEKMNRITPYKELFEREKINLRSIISSMSNQREMMEYQWKKMVDLDKEDLNKVKAELKLDRQNLEGVAGKIDKDKVGLELMMSDIQKERAILQKEQRDIKEEREQMKITKTQLDLKDDESKSCWAEIHKEKAKLKDLSVSVQRKQQRLQDIMNTLALKQQDTQRRGQMFHTQTQTLQSKRIQVQKEKEEIEVLMSTANKMKEWLKAAMASVHKEKEPADYSRVERREEKHMLSTQDIELERERYELKTREDDIALEKRRETERHKVQIQHLKEKLNEYMTIKRDQLKLSTEGVERLHVVLGQMLRSLNEQKENMAGYKEVFEREKETLNALLYDTQKQRVQLDNQWNQLINMEQWNAITLQAEQQKEKLVLDMRKQKMVRDEVDLELIGHDIQKQRQILQQDKQQIQEQREELERTIVELFKKVEEANNLFDVINKDKSKMKELNLCLKTRGDKLKVLMNMIALKPQRLQSESPEFHTQTQNLELCRKRIQETQEELEDLMKNAITMKEQVQVSISGIQKDKDQMISMKKDIEKDREKLSYEKERLKRERSKFKMRQDKLLNKLKSTANLRLTLQGVKDAVWEHTKEKIGRLNKTHEDAQLLCISLENKLSTVGEKMNRITPYKELFEREKINLRSIISSMSNQREMMEYQWKKMVDLDKEDLNKVKAELKLDRQNLEGVAGKIDKDKVGLELMMSDIQKRACNITKRTT; this is encoded by the coding sequence ATGCGAAAACAAAAGATGGTCAGAGATGAAGTGGACTTAGAGCTGATTGGGCACGACATCCAGAAACAAAGGCAAATATtacaacaagacaaacaacagATTCAAGAACAAAGGGAAGAGTTGGAACGCACAATAGTGGAACTATTCAAGAAGGTGGAAGAAGCAAACAATCTGTTTGATGTAATCAACAAAGACAAATCCAAAATGAAAGAGCTTAACCTTTGTCTGAAAACCCGAGGAGATAAACTTAAGGTTCTCATGAACATGATtgctttaaaaccacaaagaCTACAAAGTGAAAGTCCAGAattccacacacaaacacaaaatctaGAGCTCTGCAGGAAGAGAATACAGGAGACGCAAGAAGAGCTGGAGGATTTGATGAAGAACGCTATCACCATGAAGGAACAGGTTCAAGTTTCCATCAGCGGCATCCAGAAGGACAAAGACCAAATGATTTCAATGAAGAAGGACAttgaaaaagacagagaaaaactgTCATATGAGAAGGAGCGCCTGAAAAGAGAACGGTCAAAGTTCAAAATGAGACAAGATAAACTCTTGAATAAATTGAAGTCAACAGCTAACCTTAGACTAACACTTCAAGGAGTTAAAGATGCAGTCTGGGAGCACACCAAAGAGAAAATTGGAAGACTAAATAAGACTCATGAAGACGCACAGTTGTTGTGTATTTCCCTGGAGAACAAGCTTTCAACTGTTGGTGAGAAGATGAACAGAATAACTCCTTACAAAGAGTTATTTGAAAGAGAAAAGATCAATCTAAGATCCATCATTTCTTCCATGAGTAATCAGAGAGAAATGATGGAATATCAGTGGAAGAAAATGGTTGACTTGGACAAAGAAGATCTAAACAAagtgaaggcagagctgaaattgGACAGACAGAATCTGGAAGGAGTGGCTGGCAAAATAGACAAAGATAAAGTGGGCTTAGAATTGATGATGTCTGATATCCAGAAAGAGCGTGCAATATTACAAAAAGAACAACGTGATATTaaagaagagagagagcagaTGAAAATCACAAAGACTCAACTAGACCTGAAGGATGATGAGTCCAAGAGTTGCTGGGCTGAGATCCACAAAGAGAAAGCCAAACTTAAAGATTTGTCTGTTTCAGtccaaagaaaacagcaaagactTCAAGACATCATGAACACGCTTGCCCTAAAACAACAAGACACACAAAGGAGAGGTCAAATGTTCCACACACAAACCCAGACACTACAATCTAAAAGGATCCAAgtacagaaagaaaaggaagagatTGAAGTTTTGATGAGCACTGCAAACAAGATGAAAGAGTGGCTTAAAGCTGCCATGGCCAGTGTCCATAAGGAAAAAGAACCAGCTGATTATTCGAGGGTGgaaaggagagaagaaaaacacatgCTTTCAACCCAGGACATAGAACTTGAAAGAGAAAGGTATGAGCTGAAAACAAGAGAAGATGACATTGCCTTGGAGAAACGTCGAGAAACAGAACGTCATAAAGTTCAAATTCAacacctgaaagaaaaactaaatgaatACATGACAATCAAAAGGGACCAGCTAAAACTAAGCACTGAAGGTGTTGAGAGACTCCATGTTGTCTTGGGACAAATGCTTCGTAGCCTTAatgaacagaaagaaaatatgGCTGGTTATAAAGAAGTATTtgagagagaaaaggaaacTCTTAATGCGCTCCTTTAtgatacacaaaaacaaagagtaCAACTGGACAATCAATGGAACCAACTGATCAACATGGAACAATGGAACGCAATTACTCTTCAAGCAGaacagcagaaggaaaaacttGTTCTGGACATGCGAAAACAAAAGATGGTCAGAGATGAAGTGGACTTAGAGCTGATTGGGCACGACATCCAGAAACAAAGGCAAATATtacaacaagacaaacaacagATTCAAGAACAAAGGGAAGAGTTGGAACGCACAATAGTGGAACTATTCAAGAAGGTGGAAGAAGCAAACAATCTGTTTGATGTAATCAACAAAGACAAATCCAAAATGAAAGAGCTTAACCTTTGTCTGAAAACCCGAGGAGATAAACTTAAGGTTCTCATGAACATGATtgctttaaaaccacaaagaCTACAAAGTGAAAGTCCAGAattccacacacaaacacaaaatctaGAGCTCTGCAGGAAGAGAATACAGGAGACACAAGAAGAGCTGGAGGATTTGATGAAGAACGCTATCACCATGAAGGAACAGGTTCAAGTTTCCATCAGCGGCATCCAGAAGGACAAAGACCAAATGATTTCAATGAAGAAGGACAttgaaaaagacagagaaaaactgTCATATGAGAAGGAGCGCCTGAAAAGAGAACGGTCAAAGTTCAAAATGAGACAAGATAAACTCTTGAATAAATTGAAGTCAACAGCTAACCTTAGACTAACACTTCAAGGAGTTAAAGATGCAGTCTGGGAGCACACCAAAGAGAAAATTGGAAGACTAAATAAGACTCATGAAGACGCACAGTTGTTGTGTATTTCCCTGGAGAACAAGCTTTCAACTGTTGGTGAGAAGATGAACAGAATAACTCCTTACAAAGAGTTATTTGAAAGAGAAAAGATCAATCTAAGATCCATCATTTCTTCCATGAGTAATCAGAGAGAAATGATGGAATATCAGTGGAAGAAAATGGTTGACTTGGACAAAGAAGATCTAAACAAagtgaaggcagagctgaaattgGACAGACAGAATCTGGAAGGAGTGGCTGGCAAAATAGACAAAGATAAAGTGGGCTTAGAATTGATGATGTCTGATATCCAGAAACGAGCGTGCAATATTACAAAAAGAACAACGTGA